Proteins co-encoded in one Cinclus cinclus chromosome Z, bCinCin1.1, whole genome shotgun sequence genomic window:
- the LOC134056875 gene encoding C-C motif chemokine 21-like, which translates to MALRPFLLLLLLLATTLFITQAQGIGSSASDCCLKHSQKAIPSGVVTSYRLQGPESGCLLSAVVFTTKRNRKICASPTDNAVQKLMQHLDKKAKSDKIKKRGQTLRPRVKPKKQRRQRV; encoded by the exons ATGGCTCTCCggcccttcctgctgctgctgctgctgctggctacCACCCTCTTCATCACCCAGGCTCAAG GCATTGGAAGCTCAGCCTCGGACTGCTGCCTGAAGCACAGCCAGAAAGCCATCCCTAGTGGTGTGGTGACATCCTACCGCCTCCAGGGACCCGAGTCGGgatgtttgctttctgctgttgT GTTCACCACCAAGCGGAACAGGAAAATCTGTGCCTCTCCCACTGACAACGCTGTCCAGAAGTTGATGCAGCACCTGGACAAGAAGGCCAAGAGTGACAAGATCAAGAAGAGGGGGCAGACTCTGCGTCCCAGGGTCAAACCCAAAAAGCAGAGGCGGCAGCGGGTCTAA
- the LOC134057012 gene encoding C-C motif chemokine 19-like — protein MGWKDIYAVGSSSSSRRAQGSCAELTSPAWSSIAFSPSSARLSSKMQRLHLLCLSLLLLGRILDVHSGNNVLDCCLRTRETPIPPRIVQDYWLQLVQDGCNIPAAVFITMKGKSLCAPLHSPWVIRLQERLDARRVRTTPVPSQV, from the exons ATGGGCTGGAAGGATATATATgcagtggggagcagcagcagcagcaggagggcacagggaagctGTGCAGAGCTCACCTCTCCTGCCTGGAGCTCCATTGCCTTCAGCCCATCCTCTGCCAGACTCAGCAGCAAAATGCAGCGGCTGCATCTTCTCTGTCTCAGTCTGCTGTTGCTGGGACGTATCCTGGACG TGCACAGTGGGAACAACGTCCTCGACTGCTGCCTGCGGACAAGAGAGACGCCCATCCCACCAAGGATCGTGCAGGATTACTGGCTCCAGCTGGTGCAGGATGGCTGCaacatccctgctgctgt ATTCATCACCATGAAGGGCAAGAGCCTCTGTGCACCCCTCCATTCCCCGTGGGTGATTCGTCTCCAAGAGAGGCTGGATGCCAGGAGGGTAAGAACCACCCCTGTTCCCAGCCAGGTGTGA